A single Primulina eburnea isolate SZY01 chromosome 11, ASM2296580v1, whole genome shotgun sequence DNA region contains:
- the LOC140805885 gene encoding protein trichome birefringence-like 33, with the protein MKPPPPSSSTSSSSATLLRKGRLSPHLIALLAFIFFITILYGEDFGCILSSQFDFDQPLHLPQNISSSTKKKFGEKLAFSIGESEKDCDIFQGRWVRDESRPLYEESECPYIQPQLTCQEHGRPDMSYQHWRWQPYGCSLQRFNATLMLESLRGKRMIFVGDSLNRGQYVSMVCLLHRIIPENAKSMKTLGSLTVFTAKDYNATIEFYWAPFLLESNSDDAVIHRISDRIVRKGSINKHGKHWKGADIVVFNTYLWWMTGLDFKILQGSFEDEEKDIVELPTEEAYGMAMKSMLRWVKKNMDPKKTRVFFTSMSPSHQKSIDWGGLPNGSCYNETSMIEDPTYWGSDCRKSIMNVISEVFSGSKVPITFLNITQLSSYRKDAHTSIYKKQWSPLTPEQIANPVSYADCVHWCLPGIQDTWNELLYSKLFYP; encoded by the exons ATGAAGCCGCCGCCGCCATCGTCGTCCACTTCTTCTTCCTCGGCCACCCTCCTCCGGAAAGGGCGCCTCTCGCCCCATCTCATTGCTCTGTTAGCCTTCATCTTCTTCATTACCATCCTCTACGGAGAAGATTTCGGGTGTATATTGAGCTCCCAATTCGATTTTGATCAACCCTTGCATCTCCCCCAAAACATATCGTCGTCCACAA AGAAGAAATTCGGAGAAAAATTAGCTTTTTCGATCGGAGAGAGTGAAAAAGATTGCGATATATTCCAAGGAAGATGGGTGCGAGACGAGTCGAGGCCGCTTTACGAGGAGTCGGAGTGCCCTTACATACAACCACAGTTGACATGCCAAGAACACGGCCGGCCGGACATGAGCTATCAACATTGGAGATGGCAACCTTATGGATGTTCTCTTCAAAG gtTCAATGCGACGTTAATGTTGGAATCCCTTCGAGGAAAACGAATGATATTCGTCGGAGATTCTTTGAATCGAGGACAGTATGTTTCCATGGTTTGTTTGCTTCACAGAATCATACCTGAAAATGCTAAATCCATGAAAACATTGGGTTCGCTAACGGTTTTCACTGCCAAG GATTATAACGCAACGATCGAGTTCTACTGGGCTCCCTTTTTATTAGAATCAAACTCAGATGATGCAGTGATACATAGAATTAGCGATAGAATAGTTCGAAAAGGATCCATAAACAAGCATGGAAAACACTGGAAAGGAGCCGATATTGTTGTTTTCAATACTTATCTGTGGTGGATGACAGGCCTCGATTTCAAGATTTT GCAAGGTTCTTTTGAAGATGAAGAAAAAGATATTGTGGAGCTGCCAACAGAGGAAGCGTATGGCATGGCAATGAAGAGCATGTTGAGATGGGTGAAGAAAAATATGGATCCCAAGAAAACAAGAGTCTTTTTCACTAGCATGTCACCTTCTCATCAAAA GAGTATCGACTGGGGAGGGCTTCCAAATGGGAGCTGCTACAATGAAACAAGCATGATAGAAGATCCAACATACTGGGGATCAGACTGCAGAAAGTCCATAATGAATGTCATTTCTGAAGTTTTCAGTGGATCAAAGGTTCCCATCACATTTCTCAATATCACGCAGCTTTCGAGTTACCGAAAAGACGCACATACGTCCATATACAAGAAACAGTGGAGCCCTTTAACTCCCGAACAGATAGCGAATCCGGTGAGTTATGCCGATTGTGTGCATTGGTGTCTGCCTGGGATTCAAGATACCTGGAATGAGCTCTTGTATTCTAAGCTTTTTTATCCTTGA